The following coding sequences are from one Lipingzhangella halophila window:
- a CDS encoding glutamyl-tRNA reductase has translation MSVLAVGVSHRSSPVALLERVALDADARRKAMSEMANSATVNEVMTVSTCNRTEVYADVDKFHPAVTAVTELLSWHTGVALSELAQHLYVHYEERAVQHLFSVTCGLDSMVVGEGQILGQVRDSLKDAQDGGTLGRVLNDLGQRALRVGKRAHTETHIDHAGADMVGLGLTVAGRHLSPGLETPAGEDTTAAGTRAGAPRCPVDRSAAARDAIDVDDVAAALPRPQALTGIRVLVLGAGSMSALSANAVARQGASTVLVANRTHDRAARLAECLTEAYEPIDSRAIPFETAADALAEVDLVVSCTGSQGLVLTSDTVESATVRRRGSARPLVFLDLALPHDIDSGIRDIPDVHLVDIEDLRQEVARDDSGESGAGHTGAVSVVREIVDEEVAEYQSVRRAELVAPTVVALRSKARMVLDSELARLEGRLPDLDDKTRDEVTYAMRRVVDKLLHQPTVRVKELAAGPGGDSYEAALRELFDLDPGTADAVAKPEPGARRAHGEER, from the coding sequence CGCGCCGGAAAGCCATGTCCGAGATGGCGAACTCCGCGACGGTCAACGAGGTGATGACGGTCAGCACGTGCAACCGCACGGAGGTCTACGCCGACGTCGACAAGTTCCACCCCGCTGTTACCGCCGTCACCGAGCTGCTCTCGTGGCACACCGGGGTCGCGCTGAGCGAGCTCGCACAGCACCTCTACGTGCACTACGAGGAACGCGCCGTCCAGCACCTGTTTTCCGTCACGTGCGGCCTCGACTCCATGGTGGTCGGCGAGGGGCAGATCCTCGGCCAGGTGCGCGACTCCCTCAAGGATGCCCAGGACGGGGGCACATTGGGGCGCGTGCTGAACGACCTGGGCCAGCGCGCGCTCCGGGTGGGCAAGCGCGCACACACCGAAACCCACATCGACCACGCCGGTGCCGACATGGTGGGCCTCGGGCTCACTGTGGCCGGCCGCCACCTGAGCCCCGGCCTCGAAACACCCGCGGGTGAGGACACCACCGCGGCCGGGACGCGGGCCGGCGCCCCTCGCTGCCCGGTGGACCGTTCGGCCGCCGCACGCGACGCCATCGACGTCGACGACGTAGCGGCCGCGCTCCCGCGGCCGCAGGCACTCACCGGCATTCGCGTGCTGGTCCTCGGCGCCGGATCGATGAGCGCGCTCTCGGCCAACGCGGTGGCCCGCCAGGGCGCGAGCACCGTCCTCGTCGCGAACCGCACCCACGACAGGGCCGCGCGCCTCGCCGAGTGCCTCACTGAGGCCTACGAACCCATCGACAGCCGGGCCATCCCGTTCGAGACGGCGGCCGACGCGCTCGCCGAGGTCGACCTGGTGGTCTCCTGCACGGGCTCCCAGGGCCTGGTGCTGACCAGCGACACCGTTGAGAGCGCCACAGTACGGCGGCGCGGCTCCGCGCGCCCGCTTGTCTTCCTCGACCTTGCGCTCCCGCACGACATCGACTCCGGGATCCGCGACATTCCCGACGTCCACCTGGTCGACATCGAAGACCTCCGGCAGGAAGTGGCGCGTGACGACAGCGGAGAGAGCGGCGCCGGCCACACCGGTGCGGTCTCGGTGGTCCGCGAGATCGTCGACGAGGAAGTCGCCGAGTACCAGTCGGTCCGCCGTGCGGAGCTCGTCGCCCCGACCGTCGTCGCGCTGCGCAGCAAGGCACGCATGGTCCTCGACAGCGAGCTCGCCCGGCTCGAAGGGCGGTTGCCCGACCTGGACGACAAGACGCGCGACGAGGTCACCTACGCGATGCGGCGCGTCGTCGACAAACTGCTGCACCAGCCCACTGTGCGCGTGAAGGAGCTGGCAGCGGGGCCCGGCGGCGACTCCTACGAGGCGGCGCTGCGCGAGCTGTTCGACCTCGACCCCGGCACTGCCGACGCGGTGGCCAAACCCGAACCCGGCGCGCGCCGCGCGCACGGTGAGGAGCGGTAG
- the hemC gene encoding hydroxymethylbilane synthase has protein sequence MSPAPVRLGTRRSPMATSQSQRVADAVTATTGIPVELVLITSFGDVTKAHLTQLGGTGVFVNALRDELVSGTIDVAVHSLKDLPTTPADGLGLVAITERDDPRDALCARDGRKFGDLPSGARIGTGSPRRVAQLASLRPDLDYVPIRGNADTRLGKVASGEVDAVVLAYAGLLRVGRADHITDVFEPEQVLPAPGQGALAVECRTERAVPDDLGKLAAVDDARTRAAVTAERVVLAELEAGCAAPVGAYAECYDGRLRLRAAVVATDGSRAIHREGSVRTDGGDTGDPADANAAADLGRQLAREMIEEGADRIVADAGAQGGAPRPE, from the coding sequence ATGAGTCCCGCACCGGTCCGCCTGGGCACCCGCCGCAGCCCCATGGCCACGTCGCAGTCGCAGCGCGTCGCCGACGCGGTGACCGCGACCACGGGGATCCCGGTCGAGCTGGTGCTGATCACCAGCTTCGGCGACGTCACCAAGGCCCACCTGACCCAGCTCGGCGGTACCGGTGTGTTCGTCAACGCACTCCGCGATGAGCTGGTGTCCGGCACCATCGATGTCGCTGTGCACTCGCTGAAGGACCTGCCGACCACCCCCGCTGACGGGCTGGGCCTGGTCGCCATCACCGAGCGGGACGACCCGCGCGACGCGCTGTGCGCCCGCGATGGGCGGAAGTTCGGCGACCTGCCGTCCGGTGCGCGAATCGGTACCGGCTCTCCGCGCCGCGTGGCCCAGCTCGCGAGCCTGCGCCCGGACCTGGACTACGTCCCCATCCGCGGCAACGCCGACACCCGCCTGGGCAAGGTCGCCTCCGGCGAGGTCGACGCGGTTGTGCTGGCCTACGCCGGGCTGCTTCGGGTGGGCCGCGCCGACCACATCACCGACGTATTCGAACCCGAGCAGGTGCTGCCCGCGCCCGGCCAGGGGGCGCTCGCTGTCGAGTGCCGCACCGAACGCGCGGTACCGGACGACCTGGGCAAGCTCGCCGCTGTGGACGACGCCCGGACCAGGGCCGCCGTCACAGCGGAGCGTGTCGTCCTCGCGGAGCTGGAGGCCGGATGCGCCGCCCCGGTGGGCGCCTACGCCGAGTGCTACGACGGCCGGTTGCGGCTGCGCGCCGCGGTCGTTGCCACCGACGGCTCACGCGCGATACATCGGGAAGGGTCGGTGCGTACCGACGGCGGCGACACTGGTGACCCCGCAGACGCTAACGCTGCTGCGGACCTGGGCCGGCAGCTTGCCCGCGAAATGATCGAGGAAGGAGCCGACCGCATCGTCGCCGATGCCGGCGCCCAGGGTGGGGCGCCGCGACCGGAGTAA